CCCAACCCCCAACTCCCAACTCCCAATTCCCTTCTTCCCCAACCCCCAACTCCCAACTCCCAACTCCCTTCTTCCCCTCCAAGCGCTAACTTTTGTAACGCGATGTTGCAACTCTTAACGAAATTCTCCCCCTTCTCACCGAAGACCTTGGTAGACTAAATGGCGAGCAACCGTATATGAAGCCTTAAGACCGATCGCAAGAGAGTACACAGACCTATGGTAGATTCGCTCAAGAAACCAGCTTTTGAAGAGATGCGGCCGGGAGTTAAAGTTCCTGCCAAAGAAACTATCCTGACACCTCGGTTTTACACAACGGACTTCGACGAGATGGCGAAGATGGACATCTCCGTCAATGAAGCTGAACTGAGAGCGATTTTAGAAGAATTCCGTACCGACTATAATCGGCATCACTTCGTCCGCGATGCGGAATTCGAGCAATCTTGGGAAAGCATTGACGGGGAAACTCGCCAACTGTTCGTCGAGTTCTTAGAACGTTCTTGTACCGCAGAATTTTCCGGTTTTCTCCTGTACAAAGAACTAGGACGCCGCCTCAAGGATACCAGTCCGGTTTTAGCAGAATGCTTTAACCTGATGTCTCGCGATGAAGCGCGTCATGCTGGGTTCTTGAATAAAGCGCTGTCGGACTTTAACCTGTCGCTAGACCTCGGCTTTTTAACCAAGAGTCGTAAATATACCTTCTTTAAGCCGAAATTTATTTTCTACGCCACCTACCTGTCTGAAAAGATTGGTTACTGGCGCTATATCACGATTTATCGCCATTTAGAAGCAAATCCCCATCACAGAATTTATCCGATTTTCCGCTTCTTTGAGAACTGGTGCCAAGATGAGAACCGTCACGGTGACT
The Desertifilum tharense IPPAS B-1220 genome window above contains:
- the acsF gene encoding magnesium-protoporphyrin IX monomethyl ester (oxidative) cyclase, producing the protein MVDSLKKPAFEEMRPGVKVPAKETILTPRFYTTDFDEMAKMDISVNEAELRAILEEFRTDYNRHHFVRDAEFEQSWESIDGETRQLFVEFLERSCTAEFSGFLLYKELGRRLKDTSPVLAECFNLMSRDEARHAGFLNKALSDFNLSLDLGFLTKSRKYTFFKPKFIFYATYLSEKIGYWRYITIYRHLEANPHHRIYPIFRFFENWCQDENRHGDFFDAIMKAQPNILNDWKARLWSRFFLLSVFATMYLNDIQRKDFYAAIGLDAREYDIEVIEKTNETAGRVFPLILNVNHPDFYKILDICVKNNEKLTAIVSSKTPKFLQFFQKLPFYLSNGWQFLRLYLMKPIDTASLEGSVR